One stretch of Candidatus Eisenbacteria bacterium DNA includes these proteins:
- a CDS encoding Lrp/AsnC family transcriptional regulator — protein sequence MRFGANADAAPDDTDLRIMSLLQEDCRTPLARLGEQVGLSAPAVLERIKKLEAANVITGYHAILDGRRIGLDVTAFIGVLTTNPDSIEAFEQQVTAVENVLECHHVTGAFTFLLKVKTANTSTLERLISKIRSIDGVARTETTVVLSTHIERVQLGLEPEDTVPPTHTRRTRRSSEGTGHLRRA from the coding sequence ATGAGATTCGGAGCCAACGCAGACGCCGCGCCAGACGACACGGATCTCCGCATCATGTCGCTCTTGCAGGAGGATTGCCGCACTCCGCTCGCGCGTCTGGGCGAGCAGGTGGGGCTCTCGGCGCCCGCGGTGCTCGAGCGCATCAAGAAGCTCGAGGCCGCGAACGTCATCACCGGTTACCACGCCATCCTCGACGGGCGTCGCATCGGCCTCGACGTCACCGCATTCATCGGCGTCCTTACCACCAATCCCGATTCGATCGAAGCGTTCGAGCAGCAGGTGACCGCGGTCGAGAACGTTCTCGAGTGCCATCACGTGACCGGGGCGTTCACTTTCCTGCTCAAGGTGAAGACCGCGAACACGTCGACGCTCGAGCGGCTGATCTCGAAGATCCGCTCCATCGACGGCGTGGCGCGGACCGAAACGACCGTCGTCCTGTCGACCCACATCGAGCGCGTGCAGCTCGGCCTCGAGCCCGAGGACACCGTGCCGCCCACGCACACCCGGCGCACGCGGCGCTCGAGCGAGGGAACCGGACATCTGCGGAGAGCGTAG